In Phlebotomus papatasi isolate M1 chromosome 1, Ppap_2.1, whole genome shotgun sequence, the following proteins share a genomic window:
- the LOC129810236 gene encoding protein tramtrack, beta isoform isoform X3, giving the protein MTSQRFCLRWNNHQTNLLSVFDQLLHAETFTDVTLAVEGQYLKAHKMVLSACSPYFQALFVNHPEKHPIVILKDVPFADMKSLLDFMYRGEVSVDQERLTAFLRVAESLRIKGLTEVNDERPLGPAHTPPPPQLHRIHPYLAQRKQQGMLLSNPLLGSALTMPKRKRGRPRKLSGSSNGAGNDYDDYESRDNLIQGSPELLEVKMGTDMYSNSGNEGSDDNPNREDADQDSNQEAMDTSESQQSKSASHPAASTSKEPSPRKDQDNSTSDKTKDMCNFPPALVVQILPEKPPKNAEDDPERESAILDKTKNVQEKADLLHYLIQEDGSVVCKLCGEVLSSRTHWYRHKYKIHNPTNSSSSHPSALFQCDQCSAFFKSRKGYIGHLASRHTNTVDFPATITVNQEVSTENVSVKITTGNRLFEDSWEDQRKRDEQLVANIINRVRKECEAQGTTESRKGYNRRSTVMNTS; this is encoded by the exons ATGACGTCCCAAAGATTTTGTCTTCGATGGAACAATCATCAAACAAATTTACTATCTGTCTTCGATCAATTGCTACATGCTGAAACATTTACGGATGTCACATTAGCCGTCGAAGGACAATACCTCAAAGCTCACAAG ATGGTGTTATCGGCATGCAGTCCCTATTTCCAGGCACTGTTTGTCAACCACCCCGAAAAACATCCCATCGTTATACTGAAAGATGTACCCTTTGCCGATATGAAGAGCTTACTGGATTTTATGTATCGAGGGGAAGTTTCTGTAGATCAAGAACGACTAACGGCATTTCTGAGGGTAGCCGAAAGCTTACGGATAAAGGGTCTTACAGAAGTAAATGATGAAAGACCCTTGGGTCCAGCTCACACACCACCCCCGCCTCAGTTACACAGAATCCATCCATATTTGGCGCAACGGAAACAACAAGGAATGCTTCTGAGTAATCCGTTGCTAGGCAGTGCACTAACTATGCCTAAACGGAAACGAGGGAGACCGCGGAAATTATCAGGCAGTTCAAATGGTGCAGGAAATGACTATGATGACTACGAATCCCGCGATAATCTCATTCAA GGCTCACCTGAACTGTTGGAAGTAAAAATGGGTACAGATATGTACTCAAATTCCGGCAATGAAGGATCTGACGATAACCCCAACCGAGAAGACGCTGATCAAGATTCCAATCAA GAAGCAATGGATACTTCAGAGTCGCAACAGAGCAAATCAGCGTCTCATCCCGCCGCCTCAACGTCTAAAGAACCCAGTCCGCGAAAAGATCAAGACAACAGTACCTCAG atAAAACCAAGGATATGTGCAACTTCCCACCAGCCCTGGTAGTGCAGATTCTTCCAGAAAAACCTCCAAAAAATGCAGAAGACGATCCAGAAAGGGAATCTGCAATTTTGGACAAAACTAAGAATGTCCAAGAGAAGGCTGACTTACTGCACTATCTCATTCAAGAGGACGGAAGTGTTGTGTGTAAATTATGCGGAGAAGTTCTATCCAGTCGAACTCACTGGTACCGCCACAAGTACAAAATCCACAATCCCACTAATTCTTCCTCTAGCCACCCAAGTGCTCTCTTCCAATGTGACCAGTGCagtgcattttttaaatctcGCAAAGGCTACATCGGACATCTGGCCAGTCGTCACACAAACACCGTAGACTTTCCTGCTACCATCACGGTGAACCAGGAAGTGTCTACAGAAAATGTGTCCGTGAAAATAACTACAGGGAATCGCCTTTTTGAAGATTCATGGGAAGATCAGAGGAAACGGGATGAGCAACTTGTGGCAAATATTATCAATCGCGTAAGGAAGGAATGTGAAGCCCAAGGAACTACTGAAAGTCGGAAAGGCTACAATCGGCGATCTACAGTCATGAACACATCCTAA
- the LOC129810236 gene encoding protein tramtrack, alpha isoform isoform X2: protein MTSQRFCLRWNNHQTNLLSVFDQLLHAETFTDVTLAVEGQYLKAHKMVLSACSPYFQALFVNHPEKHPIVILKDVPFADMKSLLDFMYRGEVSVDQERLTAFLRVAESLRIKGLTEVNDERPLGPAHTPPPPQLHRIHPYLAQRKQQGMLLSNPLLGSALTMPKRKRGRPRKLSGSSNGAGNDYDDYESRDNLIQGSPELLEVKMGTDMYSNSGNEGSDDNPNREDADQDSNQEAMDTSESQQSKSASHPAASTSKEPSPRKDQDNSTSDDGNRESMAGYVVPKQESKDGKSIKIRVNPITQTTAMSLPNALQQLQHDSLNNNSPTLEGASSPQSHSSPATLAMTPPAETPATSSSVASATTTTASTTTTISTPTSGSTRQPVRRRIRRKANSAVDDPAEQLTEMSVRGLNLFRYASINEGVYQCTECAKDNIQKTFKNKYSFQRHAFLYHEGTQRKVFPCPVCGKEFSRPDKMKNHMKTTHECYMPKDCVYPLNFLVGAGIDNASIPKMEKIETAMPTTQ, encoded by the exons ATGACGTCCCAAAGATTTTGTCTTCGATGGAACAATCATCAAACAAATTTACTATCTGTCTTCGATCAATTGCTACATGCTGAAACATTTACGGATGTCACATTAGCCGTCGAAGGACAATACCTCAAAGCTCACAAG ATGGTGTTATCGGCATGCAGTCCCTATTTCCAGGCACTGTTTGTCAACCACCCCGAAAAACATCCCATCGTTATACTGAAAGATGTACCCTTTGCCGATATGAAGAGCTTACTGGATTTTATGTATCGAGGGGAAGTTTCTGTAGATCAAGAACGACTAACGGCATTTCTGAGGGTAGCCGAAAGCTTACGGATAAAGGGTCTTACAGAAGTAAATGATGAAAGACCCTTGGGTCCAGCTCACACACCACCCCCGCCTCAGTTACACAGAATCCATCCATATTTGGCGCAACGGAAACAACAAGGAATGCTTCTGAGTAATCCGTTGCTAGGCAGTGCACTAACTATGCCTAAACGGAAACGAGGGAGACCGCGGAAATTATCAGGCAGTTCAAATGGTGCAGGAAATGACTATGATGACTACGAATCCCGCGATAATCTCATTCAA GGCTCACCTGAACTGTTGGAAGTAAAAATGGGTACAGATATGTACTCAAATTCCGGCAATGAAGGATCTGACGATAACCCCAACCGAGAAGACGCTGATCAAGATTCCAATCAA GAAGCAATGGATACTTCAGAGTCGCAACAGAGCAAATCAGCGTCTCATCCCGCCGCCTCAACGTCTAAAGAACCCAGTCCGCGAAAAGATCAAGACAACAGTACCTCAG ATGATGGGAATAGAGAATCAATGGCGGGATATGTGGTGCCGAAACAGGAATCTAAAGATGGAAAATCTATAAAGATCCGGGTAAATCCAATCACACAGACTACTGCGATGAGTTTGCCCAATGCACTGCAACAATTGCAACATGACTCCCTCAACAACAACTCACCAACCCTTGAGGGAGCGTCATCTCCGCAGTCTCACTCATCACCCGCCACACTGGCAATGACACCACCCGCCGAAACACCTGCCACCAGCAGCTCAGTTGCCTCAGCCACCACAACAACGGcatcaacaacaacaacaatcaGTACACCTACGTCAGGATCAACACGACAGCCAGTCCGTAGACGGATACGGCGGAAAGCCAATTCGGCCGTTGATGATCCCGCAGAACAGCTGACAGAAATGAGTGTACGAGGACTCAATCTCTTCCGCTATGCCAGCATCAATGAAGGTGTCTACCAGTGTACAGAATGTGCCAAGGATAATATTCAGAAGACGTTCAAAAACAAATACAGCTTCCAGCGACATGCCTTTCTCTACCACGAAGGTACGCAACGCAAAGTCTTCCCATGTCCTGTATGTGGTAAAGAATTCTCGAGGCCagacaaaatgaaaaatcataTGAAGACAACACATGAGTGCTATATGCCCAAGGACTGTGTCTATCCCCTGAACTTCCTCGTGGGTGCTGGAATTGATAATGCTTCAATTCCTAAGATGGAAAAAATTGAGACTGCAATGCCAACAACTCAGTGA
- the LOC129810236 gene encoding protein tramtrack, beta isoform isoform X1, which produces MTSQRFCLRWNNHQTNLLSVFDQLLHAETFTDVTLAVEGQYLKAHKMVLSACSPYFQALFVNHPEKHPIVILKDVPFADMKSLLDFMYRGEVSVDQERLTAFLRVAESLRIKGLTEVNDERPLGPAHTPPPPQLHRIHPYLAQRKQQGMLLSNPLLGSALTMPKRKRGRPRKLSGSSNGAGNDYDDYESRDNLIQGSPELLEVKMGTDMYSNSGNEGSDDNPNREDADQDSNQEAMDTSESQQSKSASHPAASTSKEPSPRKDQDNSTSGDRCFGDDGSDGDSAMDATFMEPQLMLDEYDEPVEFKYDPNSASPPPPSGEQTTPGGGATSSGTRSTTVQLEMPKLTPILQHHILAPQKILPKLQKRPKVKQNGISGEQQGGSTGSGGTGGNTLQVTNVFGNLNNNDFIDIFSSNLFTTTATSTSSSTSPQSTTTIKIEPQITSNRSGKYIIDDSEGSVRDFCTKEGDHVYRCKVCSRVYTHISNFCRHYVTSHKRNVKVYPCPYCFKEFTRKDNMTAHVKIIHKLESSSANATGAATVSAATSQGQ; this is translated from the exons ATGACGTCCCAAAGATTTTGTCTTCGATGGAACAATCATCAAACAAATTTACTATCTGTCTTCGATCAATTGCTACATGCTGAAACATTTACGGATGTCACATTAGCCGTCGAAGGACAATACCTCAAAGCTCACAAG ATGGTGTTATCGGCATGCAGTCCCTATTTCCAGGCACTGTTTGTCAACCACCCCGAAAAACATCCCATCGTTATACTGAAAGATGTACCCTTTGCCGATATGAAGAGCTTACTGGATTTTATGTATCGAGGGGAAGTTTCTGTAGATCAAGAACGACTAACGGCATTTCTGAGGGTAGCCGAAAGCTTACGGATAAAGGGTCTTACAGAAGTAAATGATGAAAGACCCTTGGGTCCAGCTCACACACCACCCCCGCCTCAGTTACACAGAATCCATCCATATTTGGCGCAACGGAAACAACAAGGAATGCTTCTGAGTAATCCGTTGCTAGGCAGTGCACTAACTATGCCTAAACGGAAACGAGGGAGACCGCGGAAATTATCAGGCAGTTCAAATGGTGCAGGAAATGACTATGATGACTACGAATCCCGCGATAATCTCATTCAA GGCTCACCTGAACTGTTGGAAGTAAAAATGGGTACAGATATGTACTCAAATTCCGGCAATGAAGGATCTGACGATAACCCCAACCGAGAAGACGCTGATCAAGATTCCAATCAA GAAGCAATGGATACTTCAGAGTCGCAACAGAGCAAATCAGCGTCTCATCCCGCCGCCTCAACGTCTAAAGAACCCAGTCCGCGAAAAGATCAAGACAACAGTACCTCAG gTGATCGTTGCTTTGGCGATGATGGATCAGATGGCGATAGTGCAATGGATGCCACCTTTATGGAGCCCCAATTGATGTTGGATGAATACGATGAACCTGTAGAGTTTAAGTATGATCCCAATTCTGCATCACCACCCCCACCTTCAGGCGAACAGACAACACCAGGCGGAGGGGCCACATCTAGTGGCACACGGAGTACCACCGTTCAGTTGGAGATGCCAAAATTGACGCCAATTCTGCAGCATCATATTTTGGCACCCCAGAAAATCCTACCAAAGCTACAGAAACGTCCAAAAGTGAAACAAAATGGCATCTCAGGAGAGCAACAGGGTGGAAGTACGGGGAGTGGTGGTACTGGCGGAAACACCCTCCAAGTGACAAATGTCTTTGGAAACCTCAATAACAATGACTTTATTGACATCTTCAGCAGCAACCTATTCACAACGACCGCCACCTCAACATCCTCCTCGACGTCCCCCCAATCAACCACCACCATCAAGATTGAGCCACAGATTACGAGCAATCGCAGCGGAAAGTACATCATTGATGACTCAGAGGGCTCCGTCAGGGATTTCTGTACCAAAGAGGGCGATCATGTGTATCGCTGCAAAGTATGCTCCCGCGTTTATACCCACATCAGCAATTTCTGTCGCCACTATGTTACGTCACACAAGCGCAATGTCAAAGTCTACCCATGTCCCTACTGCTTCAAAGAATTCACGAGAAAGGACAATATGACGGCCCACGTTAAGATTATCCACAAATTGGAAAGTAGTTCAGCAAATGCAACTGGCGCTGCAACTGTCTCAGCCGCCACGAGTCAGGGTCAATAG